The following coding sequences lie in one Trichoderma breve strain T069 chromosome 1, whole genome shotgun sequence genomic window:
- a CDS encoding eukaryotic aspartyl protease domain-containing protein has product MRRDVLVIAVVAGLAYANDPAPVSFDAGEWLGIDGNWSTIKVLLGSNSDLVNVLLSTSLSEFWAVGPGGCLKKEPHCTAARGGIYTPFGSKHWSSMGIWQLGLDYLGYGGNGQYGLDTVNAYSTITDIGFGMSNVLMSAINTTDYYLGFFGLGITQGNFGHEVAQSPLTQAVHTFGWIPSYSYGYTAGASYRNMPVSITLGGYDTARYVPHSIDFTLTPQDNMPRALIRGIEATVNNSAAKPKKWPSETTSLSGWNNSFTALIDSTTPYLWLPNAVCDEFANAFNLTYNKTFDLYTLTNEHFSSFDNHDNFGSPLDVPGLVNITVPMRAFVSLLQYPFMHQTIKYGDPAVPYFALRRSENDSAIIIGRSFLQEAYLITKYDEAVFSVHQAKFPQEPIAGANLMPIKQPNNSPYPGPPKQTGSRLSTGQMVGIAVGAILLCLFCLVSVCYLCRRRKLQEKGEEATIKETKDSASTIVPDTPRIPKPALFYKFTRRKRVQSDVTKSATTAVLSHCMEAPDSEIYELPAPMAPVELDASDGEDDGSIICDTVPGTDTMRSLSAYEVAKRKINRQLQGPAPEYSPPQLGIVLPQEKPISHTIGSVYATWSGETTPVSPIKTGSGTGSLPTSLPSPISSGSGYNSLASPVVAAQLSDDSSRDMDVQNDEDDTQLETDGSNSQHVEIQEHNSSSMACQKTPIDPTNIVCLGNLPDNLKSLRHSIMLAQIVSQENRDSISSFTPRFKAEFHLSEQSLGSNYTDEEERIMGEMTRQATFSLARSKGEESSVESTGEHRKDHSFNQETNSPHSSRGEERIDGIDLIHVPQMAEKRYSWED; this is encoded by the exons ATGCGTCGTGATGTCCTAGTGATTGCAGTAGTAGCCGGCCTTGCCTATGCAAATGACCCGGCTCCGGTGTCATTTGATGCCGGAGAGTG GCTTGGGATCGATGGCAACTGGTCAACCATCAAAGTCTTGCTGGGTTCAAACTCGGATCTCGTCAATGTTCTCTTGAGCACGTCACTTTCCGAATTTTGGGCCGTTGGACCTGGAGGCTGTTTGAAAA AGGAACCGCATTGCACCGCCGCTCGCGGTGGCATTTACACTCCGTTTGGATCTAAACATTGGTCGTCTATGGGAATTTGGCAACTTGGCTTGGATTACTTGGGCTATGGTGGAAACGGCCAATATGGGTTGGACACAGTCAATGCATACAGCACAATTACCGACATTGGATTCGGCATGTCCAACGTTCTCATGTCCGCCATCAACACAACAGACTATTATTTGGGTTTCTTTGGCCTCGGTATTACACAGGGCAATTTTGGCCACGAAGTTGCTCAATCACCTTTAACACAAGCTGTCCATACCTTTGGATGGATTCCTAGTTATAGCTATGGCTATACCGCGGGTGCCTCATATC GAAATATGCCCGTATCGATTACCTTGGGCGGCTATGACACAGCTAGATATGTGCCACACAGCATCGACTTCACCTTGACTCCGCAGGATAACATGCCTCGCGCCTTAATTAGAGGCATCGAAGCAACTGTGAATAACAGCGCCGCTAAGCCCAAGAAGTGGCCGTCAGAAACAACAAGTCTTTCAGGATGGAATAACTCATTTACGGCCCTGATTGATAGCACCACTCCATACTTGTGGTTACCCAATGCCGTCTGTGACGAGTTTGCAAATGCATTCAACTTGACGTATAACAAAACATTTGATCTATACACCCTTACGAACGAACA CTTTTCGAGCTTTGACAACCATGACAATTTTGGGTCTCCTTTGGATGTTCCGGGCTTGGTGAACATCACTGTGCCAATGCGAGCATTCGTCAGCCTCTTGCAATACCCTTTTATGCACCAGACCATCAAATATGGAGACCCTGCTGTTCCATATTTTGCGCTGCGGAGGTCTGAAAATGATTCCGCAATCATCATCGGCCGATCGTTTCTGCAGGAAGCCTATTTGATAACAAAATACGACGAGGCCGTATTCTCAGTTCATCAGGCCAAATTTCCTCAGGAACCTATAGCTGGCGCAAATCTGATGCCAATTAAACAACCAAATAATAGCCCTTATCCGGGACCGCCGAAACAGACAGGTAGCAGGCTGAGCACCGGACAAATGGTTGGCATTGCCGTTGGCGCCATTCTACTATGCTTATTCTGTCTTGTGAGCGTTTGCTATCTCTGCCGCCGAAGAAAATTGCAGGAGAAGGGCGAAGAGGCAACAATCAAGGAAACCAAAGACAGCGCATCAACGATAGTTCCGGACACACCAAGAATACCGAAGCCCGCCCTATTCTACAAATTTACACGTCGCAAAAGGGTACAAAGCGACGTGACCAAGTCTGCCACCACTGCCGTTCTCTCTCATTGTATGGAGGCTCCAGATTCGGAAATCTACGAACTTCCAGCCCCGATGGCTCCCGTGGAACTTGATGCTagcgatggagaagacgacggTTCAATAATTTGCGACACTGTTCCCGGCACAGACACCATGAGGAGCCTTAGCGCATATGAAGtagcgaagaggaagattaACCGACAACTTCAGGGGCCTGCCCCTGAATACTCACCGCCGCAGCTAGGGATTGTGCTGCCTCAAGAAAAGCCGATTTCACATACTATTGGCTCAGTGTATGCGACCTGGAGCGGAGAAACAACTCCTGTCTCGCCAATCAAAACTGGATCGGGAACCGGCTCGCTTCCAACATCGCTACCCTCACCAATCTCTTCTGGGTCGGGATATAATAGTCTGGCGAGTCCAGTTGTTGCGGCTCAGCTTTCAGACGATAGCTCAAGAGATATGGACGTGCAgaatgacgaggatgatACGCAACTGGAGACTGATGGGTCAAACTCCCAGCACGTGGAGATTCAGGAGCACAATTCTTCCTCAATGGCGTGCCAAAAGACTCCAATTGACCCAACAAACATTGTCTGTTTGGGCAACCTCCCAGACAATCTCAAATCGCTCAGACATAGTATCATGTTGGCGCAAATCGTGAGCCAAGAGAACCGCGACAGCATCAGTAGTTTTACACCTCGCTTCAAGGCTGAATTCCATCTTTCCGAGCAGAGTCTAGGGAGCAATTATACTGATGAGGAGGAACGAATCATGGGTGAAATGACGCGGCAAGCCACCTTCTCCCTTGCCCGGTCAAAAGGGGAGGAATCCTCAGTCGAGTCTACAGGAGAACACAGGAAAGACCACTCTTTCAATCAGGAGACAAATAGTCCCCATTCTTCACGAGGAGAGGAACGAATAGATGGAATTGACCTCATTCATGTCCCACAGATGGCAGAGAAGCGATATAGCTGGGAAGATTGA
- a CDS encoding flavodoxin domain-containing protein → MASQERSVLVLYGSETGNAQDIAEELGRLCQRLHFESHVSELDATDLTALLQHQLVIFVISTTGQGDMPHNSLLFWKKLLRKKLPPNCLSRLKYTCFGLGDSTYLKFNWAARKLVRRLDQLGAATFIDAYEADEQFPDGIDGSFVRWAEDLKKHLLEHYPPPSGLEPIPDDTILPPRWSLAPALNALSEKIQEVNVSSLSIDQTNATLTEPNLPPPGLLPIPAGWTATLTKNERLTPQEHWQDNFPHDVQKLIDLMDWNDIADRPLDLSACPSLPHNLYAPASCTLRDLLLNNIDITAIPRRSFLKNMSYFSSDEYHRERLLEFNMPEYMDEYFDYATRSRRSIIEVLDEFTSVKIPAERLLDVFPLIRGRDFSIANGGTSAIHPSKAGATRVDLLVAMVKYRTVLRKPREGLCSRYLASLLPGATLRVSYKAVLSPIHGAANAQRPLIAMATGTGVAPVRCLVHERLTHPSPAPMIIFFGNRNSAADYFFEAEWRALAEDAAKKNSQLLVFTAFSRDQREKIYVQDLVRREAPRLEELIPQKAIFAVCGGSTRMADACKRAVFDPFTENGDEEARKEMLGAITWWQEIW, encoded by the exons ATGGCAAGCCAAGAGAGAAGCGTCCTGGTCCTGTATGGGTCGGAAACGGGCAATGCCCAGGATATAGCCGAAGAGCTTGGCCGGCTGTGCCAGAGGCTCCATTTCGAGAGCCATGTCAGTGAGCTCGATGCTACAGATCTT ActgcgctgctgcagcatcagctCGTCATTTTTGTCATCTCGACAACCGGCCAGGGTGACATGCCTCACAACTCACTGCTCTTTTGGAAAAAGCTCCTCCGGAAGAAGTTGCCGCCAAACTGCTTGAGTCGGTTAAAGTACACTTGCTTCGGTCTTGGTGACAGCACGTATCTCAA GTTTAATTGGGCTGCGCGAAAGCTTGTGCGCAGACTAGACCAACTTGGCGCTGCCACATTCATTGACGCATATGAAGCAGACGAACAGTTTCCTGATGG CATCGATGGCAGTTTTGTGAGATGGGCTGAGGACCTGAAAAAGCATCTCTTGGAGCATTATCCACCTCCCTCAGGCTTGGAGCCCATCCCAGACGACACCATCCTCCCTCCTCGCTGGTCTCTGGCTCCGGCTCTTAATGCGCTTTCCGAGAAGATCCAGGAGGTTAATGtatcttctctttcaatAGACCAGACAAATGCCACACTCACGGAGCCCAACTTGCCGCCTCCAGGTCTCTTGCCGATACCAGCCGGATGGACAGCAACCTTGACAAAGAACGAAAGATTGACGCCGCAGGAACACTGGCAGGAT AACTTCCCTCACGACGTTCAGAAGCTGATTGACCTCATGGACTGGAACGACATCGCTGACCGGCCGCTTGACCTGTCCGCCTGCCCATCTCTTCCTCACAACCTTTACGCTCCGGCATCGTGTACGCTACGCGACCTTCTTCTCAACAATATTGACATAACCGCCATTCCGCGCCGCTCCTTTTTGAAGAACATGTCCTACTTCTCGTCCGACGAATACCATCGGGAGCGGCTGCTCGAATTCAACATGCCCGAATACATGGACGAGTACTTTGACTACGCCACCCGCTCTCGCCGCAGCATCATCGAGGTCCTCGACGAATTCACCTCCGTCAAGATCCCAGCAGAGCGCCTCCTAGACGTCTTCCCGCTCATCCGCGGCCGCGACTTCAGCATCGCCAACGGAGGCACATCCGCAATCCACCCCTCAAAGGCCGGCGCCACCAGAGTCGACCTCTTGGTCGCCATGGTGAAATATCGCACCGTCCTCCGCAAACCCCGAGAGGGACTCTGCTCCCGCTACCTCGCCAGCCTCCTCCCCGGCGCAACCCTCCGCGTCTCCTACAAGGCCGTCCTCTCCCCCATCCACGGCGCCGCCAACGCTCAAAGACCGctcatcgccatggccaCGGGCACCGGCGTCGCTCCCGTGCGCTGTCTCGTCCACGAACGCCTCACGCATCCTTCTCCGGCCCCAATGATCATTTTCTTCGGCAACCGAAACAGTGCGGCCGACTACTTCTTCGAAGCCGAATGGCGTGCACTCGCGGAAGATGCGGCTAAGAAAAACTCCCAGTTGCTTGTCTTTACGGCCTTTTCGAGAGACCAGCGCGAAAAGATTTACGTGCAGGATCTGGTTCGCCGGGAAGCACCCAGGCTGGAAGAGTTGATTCCCCAGAAAGCCATTTTCGCCGTCTGCGGAGGCTCCACGAGGATGGCTGATGCGTGCAAACGCGCTGTCTTCGACCCTTTTACCGAAAATGGGGACGAGGAGGCTCGCAAGGAGATGCTGGGAGCAATAACGTGGTGGCAGGAAATTTGGTAA